A region of Kribbella sp. NBC_01245 DNA encodes the following proteins:
- a CDS encoding DLW-39 family protein: MFKKILLAALAGIGGYFVYKKSKSQQAKAEQDLWAEAVDPVTPGH; the protein is encoded by the coding sequence GTGTTCAAGAAGATCTTGCTGGCCGCCTTGGCCGGCATCGGTGGATACTTCGTCTACAAGAAGTCCAAGTCCCAGCAGGCGAAAGCCGAGCAGGACCTCTGGGCCGAGGCCGTGGACCCGGTCACTCCGGGCCACTGA
- a CDS encoding DUF3566 domain-containing protein, with amino-acid sequence MTQPVNASPNPAPKPVASAVSPQIRQVGTETAAQPQLTTEQMARAKGDDTVARLHEAGKPTATAPRTRKAQLRLTRLDPWSVMKTALLLSVAFGIVTWVAVFIVWSAIGAAGVFDNLNRTVNEVLGTTSAEPFRIEEYISTGKVMGFTTLLAVADVFIITALATLGSFLYNIAATLLGGLEVTLASED; translated from the coding sequence GTGACCCAGCCGGTCAACGCCTCGCCGAACCCGGCCCCGAAGCCGGTCGCAAGTGCCGTCTCGCCGCAGATCCGGCAGGTCGGCACCGAGACGGCCGCCCAGCCTCAGCTGACCACCGAGCAGATGGCCCGGGCCAAGGGCGACGACACCGTCGCCCGGCTGCACGAGGCCGGCAAACCGACCGCCACGGCACCGCGGACCAGGAAGGCCCAGCTCCGGCTGACCCGGCTCGACCCGTGGTCGGTGATGAAGACCGCCCTGCTGCTCTCGGTGGCCTTCGGCATCGTCACCTGGGTCGCCGTCTTCATCGTCTGGTCGGCGATCGGTGCGGCCGGTGTGTTCGACAACCTGAACCGCACGGTGAACGAAGTTCTCGGTACGACGTCGGCCGAGCCCTTCCGCATCGAGGAGTACATCTCCACCGGCAAGGTGATGGGCTTCACCACCCTGCTGGCCGTCGCGGACGTGTTCATCATCACGGCCCTGGCCACCCTCGGGTCGTTCCTCTACAACATCGCCGCCACCCTGCTGGGCGGTCTCGAAGTCACCCTCGCGTCGGAAGACTGA
- a CDS encoding GNAT family N-acetyltransferase — protein sequence MSIRIVAPDRSSLGLAVSKFMGGRPGEAYLESPGSLAFVAYADAELAGWCWGYQLVRPDESSMLYLHQLEVDEAHRRKGIGRGLLRAFMTTGAEGGATKMFLTTGAENAAARSLYDAMGGGLAAQGPTVNYWFLLDR from the coding sequence GTGAGTATTCGGATCGTGGCGCCGGACCGCTCCTCGCTCGGACTGGCGGTGAGCAAGTTCATGGGAGGCCGGCCAGGTGAGGCGTACCTGGAATCGCCGGGCTCGCTCGCCTTCGTGGCCTACGCCGACGCGGAGCTCGCCGGTTGGTGCTGGGGATATCAACTGGTCCGGCCGGATGAGTCGTCCATGCTCTATCTCCACCAACTCGAGGTCGACGAGGCACACCGACGCAAGGGAATCGGCAGGGGTCTGCTGCGAGCCTTTATGACGACAGGCGCCGAGGGTGGCGCGACCAAGATGTTCCTGACGACTGGCGCGGAGAACGCCGCCGCACGCTCGCTGTACGACGCGATGGGTGGCGGCTTGGCTGCACAGGGACCGACGGTCAACTACTGGTTCCTACTCGATCGCTAG